From Paenibacillus graminis:
CTATCACTATAGGCAAATTAAAGCTGTGTCTATAACTCTGTGAAATAAGATCGGAACAGGACTTTGATGCATCATAGGGGTTTCTGCCTTGAATGGGCATACCTTCATCATAAGGGAGGTCGGGACTGTCACCGTAAACCTTGTCACTGGATGCGACTATTATTTTTGATATCTGGTCTTGGTGAACACGGCAAACTTCCATTAGATTATATGTACCTTTTACATTCGTTTCAAAAGTTTGCCAGGGGATCTGGTAGGCCAAATCTTGAAGGGAAACAGCAGCGAGGTGAAAGATAGTGTTGATTTTCCCGTCTGTAATTGCACGCTCAATCAAATTGTAATCGGCAATCGAACCATAATAGCATCGAATCTCTTTGTCCAATCCCAGTTTTGCAAACTGGCTCCGCGGGTTGAACTCGCTCAAGACAGAGGTTACTTCAGCACCTTGTTCAATTAGATGATGAGTTAACCAGGCACCTACAAATCCGGAAGCTCCTGTAACTAAAGCGCGGCAATCCGATAAAGAGCGTTTCATTGTTAAAACCTCCTTAAGTGTTATGGTTAAGACGGGAAAGGGACAAATATCCATTTTTGCCGATGATATACCACTCACAACATAATTACAATATATTTTTATTCTCTCCTATTGCTTTTATCTCAAAAAAGTACTTGCTGCTATTTTGAGTCTACCCTCAAAGCCCAAATGGACAAAGAAAAATTAATGAGTCTGTAACTATCCCTACAAAAAAACCGCCATGCAGGCGGCTTTTTGGGGATGAGGGGACCGGTTATAGATCGACTGGCAGGACAATTCCGGCCGATTGCTCCGGATCTCCGCAAGCTTGGGGGGTTATTTTCTAAAAGGTCTGTAGAATGCACGAATGTCGTTGGCCAGCGGTTCCGGTTCTTCCATAGCAGTAAAATGCCCGCCGGCGGGCATGGTGGTCCAACGTGTTACATTCAGATTGCGCACAACCCAGGATTTAGGAGGCTGTAATACATCCCCGGGAAATACGGCTATTCCTGTTGGAACTTCTATGCGGCCCAATGGCGGCAAGGAATGCGTATTTTCATAATACATATGTGCTGATGATCCTATGGTGTTAGTCACCCAGTAGATCATAATATGAGTCAACAGCTCGTCCTTGCTATATTTCTGGCTGAGGTCACCCTTATAATCGCTCCAGGTGCGGAATTTCTCGATGATCCAGGCTGCCAAACCTACCGGAGAATCGGAAAGTCCATAAGCAAGAGTCTGGGGTTTTGTCGATTGGATGGCCATATAGCCGCCCTCATGGGAGATCCATTCAGAAGCGTTGTTCTTATATTGCCGTTCTTCATCCGTACATTCCGACTCGTCCTCTAAAGTTATGAGACTTCTTATAATACCAACATCAGTTAGATGGATTCCAAATAAAAGTTCAGGACGGTTTACTGCCAGATATCTCGTAACACCGGAGCCTATATCACCGCCTGCAGCGGCAAATTTTGAATATCCCAATTCCTGTGTCATCAGTTTAGCCCACATCTGGGAGACAAAAAAATTGTTGACGCCCGGCCGGTTAGGGTGACCGGAAAACCCGAATCCCGGCAGGGAAGGGACAATGACGTCAAAGGCGTCCTCCGGATTACCTCCATAACTAGCAGGGTCTGAAAGAAGAGGAATTATTTTTTGATAACGAAGGTAACTGTCTGGCCATCCATGGGTAAGGATAATGGGGAGAGGGTTAGGTCCTTTGCCGCGCTCGTGTACGAAGTGTACATCTATCCCGTCAATATTGGAACGAAACTGGGAAAAACGGTTCAGCATAGATTCTTGGGCGCGCCAGTCGTAATGATCCCTCCAATAGGAAACAAGTGATTTTAAATAACTTAGATCAGTTCCTCTGTCCCAGCCTGAGTTTTCCAGTTCATCGGGCCAACGGATATGATGCAGCTTATATTGCAGATCGTCAAGAATCTCATTGGAGACATGAATATGAAACGGTTCGGCAGCCATCATGGTTCCCCCTTTTTTTGTTTTCACAACATTATTATATACATTGAACTTGTATGTTACACTGAATTAAGTGAAGCAATCAACTATACTATTTGACAGGTGATCCTTATGCCACAAGCAGACCGGCACAAAAAACGAACCGTGAATATAGAATTTGCAGCAGTGGAGGATTTTAGTATTCTTCCATATCCAGAACGGTTTACGCTGATTTTTATAACGTCTGGAAGTATAAAGGGGGTACTGAATCAACGTCCAATCTCTGTTAGTGCTCCTGGTGTCCTTTGCATAGCTGAAGACGCTCAAGTGCAGGTGGTTGAAAAGATTAACGTATCGGCACAATCCTTTCATTTTCATTCCGAATTTCTTAATAGCGTTAAGCTTTCCGAAACGAAGGATTATTTTCCTGCACAGCCTAGAATCCAAACAGGACTTTCCCTTTTTCAAAATAATGAAGTACCTCGTGTAACAGAAAAAGCATATCCGCTATTGCTCGAATGGTTTTTCATACTGGGTATGGAAGTGAAGGCGCAAAGTGATGCGCTTTGGGTGTGCAGAATAAAAAAGTACCTTATTCAAATTTTTGGGTTATTGGAGGAATTGAATCGGACTAGCGAACACTCGCCGGTCGATGTAGTGCTGGACTATATTCACACTAATTATCCGCAAAAGATTTCATTGGAGGATTTGACAAAATGCGGCCATTTGAACCGTGTGACTTTAAATAAGAAGTTTCAGGAAAGGTGCGGGAATACAGCGATTGGTTACCTGCTTTCACATCGTTTAAAAGTTGCAGGTGACCTGTTGGTGCATACAGATATGAGCCTCAATGAAATTGCACGCGCTACCGGATTTGAGTATGATACCTACTTTATCAAACAGTTTACCGCCAAAAAAGGGATGTCACCGACGACCTATCGGACTGCTTCCCGTAAGTTGGCCAGTGTCAGTATCTAATATAATTCTATTATTGAACACTGCCCGCCCTATGCGGTGGCTTAATCGTTAGCGACAGAACTTATCCCAGCAGTTCATTGGCTCCGTTCATCAATAAGGGCATAGTCTGTTTAACGAATGACTCCGCACTTATTAGACACCCCTCATTGTTCCAAACGTAAGCCGCCCCGTACATCCCCCAACTTAACATAATAGAAGCTGTATTTATTAAGAATTGCGCGTTTGGACCCGATTGCATCTTGTCTTTGTCTATAAAGGCAAGAAGTATCGTTTGAATTTGTTCTTTTATTTGATTTTCGAATACAGGTCCAAGTGATGTATACCTTCTCTTGCACATCGTGCTTAGACCCTTATGAAAATCGCATACACCCAGAAAAATACTCTGAATGGTTTCTTCATTTAATACTTCGTGACCGCTTATTCTACGATTTATGATTGTCATAAATGATTCCATTAGTTTGACCTCAAGCATTTCGAATTTATCTACAAAGTGCGCGTAGAAAGTCGTCCTGTTAACAGTAGCCCGCTCCGCAATATCCCTAACGGTTATCGATTCAAAATCTTTTTCTTGAATTAATACAGCAAAAGCGTCTTGAAGGAGCCGCCGTGTACGAATCACACGAGGATCAGCTTCATTCTTTTTAATTGTCATAGTTAGGATCTCCTCAACAAAAAAGACATTATAGAGATGGTGTTGTCTATCCAACGGCTTATGGTTATTGATGATTGTGAATCAATCGGTTGTTATTATAACATACAAATACAGCAGGTGTTGTTCAAACAACTTCCCAAAGGAGGAGAGGGCCATGTCGGTTTCACAACCATCGACAACGACGGAGCACCAATTTTTTTTCGATGTTATTCTAGAACGCCGGTCGGTTCGCAGCTATGATCCCCAGATCAAAATTTCGCGGGAAGAATTGACCGAAATGTTGCGGCAAGCCACGCTGGCACCTTCAGCCGCTAACCTGCAGCCGTGGCGGTTTCTCGTTATCGACACGCCGGAGCTGAAACAGAAGCTGCTTCCGATCGCATTCAATCAACAGCAAGTGGTTGAGGCTTCGGCTGTCATTGCGGTACTCGGAGATTTAGAGTGTTATAAATGGGCAGAGAAAATTTACGGAATGGAGGTCGATGCGGATTTCATGCCTACAGAGACGGCTAAATCGTTCGTGGAACGCTATACCGTCATGTATTCGAACATGTCTTCCGAGGCCATCCACCAAAAAGTTTATACCGACGGCGGACTAGTA
This genomic window contains:
- a CDS encoding GDP-mannose 4,6-dehydratase, whose protein sequence is MKRSLSDCRALVTGASGFVGAWLTHHLIEQGAEVTSVLSEFNPRSQFAKLGLDKEIRCYYGSIADYNLIERAITDGKINTIFHLAAVSLQDLAYQIPWQTFETNVKGTYNLMEVCRVHQDQISKIIVASSDKVYGDSPDLPYDEGMPIQGRNPYDASKSCSDLISQSYRHSFNLPIVIGRFGNIFGGGDLNFRRLIPGTIQRLYANLPPIIRIPSNGIYMRDFLYIQDLMAAYMAMYHYVNDEANGTVFNFGTGKLWDIKKVTEIIQRVMNLEHIEPLYEHQKNSEILHQHLSPEKAKSILNWSADTSLEEGIRKTVEWYHNYWNSDSKNAALGLITHE
- a CDS encoding epoxide hydrolase family protein, yielding MAAEPFHIHVSNEILDDLQYKLHHIRWPDELENSGWDRGTDLSYLKSLVSYWRDHYDWRAQESMLNRFSQFRSNIDGIDVHFVHERGKGPNPLPIILTHGWPDSYLRYQKIIPLLSDPASYGGNPEDAFDVIVPSLPGFGFSGHPNRPGVNNFFVSQMWAKLMTQELGYSKFAAAGGDIGSGVTRYLAVNRPELLFGIHLTDVGIIRSLITLEDESECTDEERQYKNNASEWISHEGGYMAIQSTKPQTLAYGLSDSPVGLAAWIIEKFRTWSDYKGDLSQKYSKDELLTHIMIYWVTNTIGSSAHMYYENTHSLPPLGRIEVPTGIAVFPGDVLQPPKSWVVRNLNVTRWTTMPAGGHFTAMEEPEPLANDIRAFYRPFRK
- a CDS encoding helix-turn-helix domain-containing protein, with the protein product MPQADRHKKRTVNIEFAAVEDFSILPYPERFTLIFITSGSIKGVLNQRPISVSAPGVLCIAEDAQVQVVEKINVSAQSFHFHSEFLNSVKLSETKDYFPAQPRIQTGLSLFQNNEVPRVTEKAYPLLLEWFFILGMEVKAQSDALWVCRIKKYLIQIFGLLEELNRTSEHSPVDVVLDYIHTNYPQKISLEDLTKCGHLNRVTLNKKFQERCGNTAIGYLLSHRLKVAGDLLVHTDMSLNEIARATGFEYDTYFIKQFTAKKGMSPTTYRTASRKLASVSI
- a CDS encoding TetR/AcrR family transcriptional regulator; the protein is MTIKKNEADPRVIRTRRLLQDAFAVLIQEKDFESITVRDIAERATVNRTTFYAHFVDKFEMLEVKLMESFMTIINRRISGHEVLNEETIQSIFLGVCDFHKGLSTMCKRRYTSLGPVFENQIKEQIQTILLAFIDKDKMQSGPNAQFLINTASIMLSWGMYGAAYVWNNEGCLISAESFVKQTMPLLMNGANELLG
- a CDS encoding nitroreductase family protein gives rise to the protein MSVSQPSTTTEHQFFFDVILERRSVRSYDPQIKISREELTEMLRQATLAPSAANLQPWRFLVIDTPELKQKLLPIAFNQQQVVEASAVIAVLGDLECYKWAEKIYGMEVDADFMPTETAKSFVERYTVMYSNMSSEAIHQKVYTDGGLVSMQLMLVARAKGYDTVPMGGYDKQKFMEAFRISERYVPIMLIAIGKAMKSGHPTVRLAVDDVAFFNEMPEE